The genomic stretch ACCATATCCCATGGTCGCCAGGCCGCTGGGCGGCAGGTGAGTGCGCGGCAGGTAGATGGGGAACTGCTGCCCCACCCCGTTCTTGTTCCAGCCCACGTCGGTGACCAGGATTCCCTCCCGGGGAAGAGCGGCCCGGACGTCGGCCAGGATCCGCTGCGGGGCAAGCGGTACCGAGTTAGACCGCGAAGGTCCGACCAGCCCTTCCAGCCAGGCCTGCCGCTCCGACTGGATGCGGACAAGCTCTGCGTGACCGCCCACTCCGCCCGGCGCCAGCCCTCGCAGCGCCGCCAGGACCGCGGTGAGGCCGGAGCGCGCATCTGTCACTGCCCCGATGACGGCAGGGAACGAGCGGCCGATCTCCTGGGGGTCGATGTCGAGATGGATGAGCTCGGTCGGGGGAATCGCGAAGGTGAACCGCGGATCCCACGAGCTGGAGTCGGCCTCGGCGAACCGGGTCCCTACCGCCAGGATCAGGTCGGCCTCGCGCGTCACACGGTTGGTCAGCTCGGTCCCCCAGAACCCGGTCATGCCGAGGATGAGTGGGTGGTCGTCCGGCAAAGCACCCTTGCCCATCAGCGAGTAGGCGACAGGCGACCCGAGGTGCTCGGCCACCAGCCGCAGCTCCTCCGAAGCCCCTGATGAGATCACGCCTCCGCCCGCGTAGATGACCGGGCGCCGGGCGGCCAGAAGGCGCCGGGCGATCTGCGCCGCGACGGCCGAATCGAGCCCTGGCGGCACCATCGGAGCCGGGGGATGAGGCGGGGGGCCTTCCGCCGGCGCCGAGAAGACGTCCATGGCCACATTCACGAGCACCGGGCCCGGCCGGCCGCTCGTGGCCAGGCTGTAGGCACGCGGCAGGATGCGACTGAGCCCGCGCGGATCCGCCACCCTCCAGGCCCGCTTGACGAAGGGGCGGAAGACCTCCCACTGATCGCCGTCGGTGTGATACTGGATCTCCTGGTGCGGGTGGCGGCCGTAGAAGTAGCCGGGCACGTCGCCCGCGATCACGAGGAGCGGGATCGAGTCCAGCGCGGCGTTCGCTACCCCGGTCGCGGCATTCGTGAGCCCGGGACCGAGATGCGTGAGGAGGATGCCGCAGCGTCCGGACGCGCGCGCGTAGCCCTCAGCCATGTGCGCCGCGATCTGCTCGTGCCGGGCCATCACGAAGCGCACGCGGCTGTCGGAGAGCGCATCCAGCACCGCTATCACCGTGTGGCCGCACAGCCCGAACACGTACTCGGTGCCCGCGCCCTCCAGGAACCGTACGATCTGGTGCGCGACGTTGTGCTGCTTGGATCCCATCGATACTACCCTCCGAGCTAGGTGACGCGGATGACTGCCTTTACAAACCGGGACTCGGCCGCTGCCTGCAGGGCGGCGGCCGCCTCCTCAAGCGGGAACTCGGCCTCAACGAGATGGCCCGCCCGCAGCCCGCCCTCGACGAGGTTGAGCGCGCGGCGGAAGTCGTCGGGATGATCGTAGATCAACGAACCAACCAGCTCTATCCCCTCGCGGACGAAGTGCAGCGGCGAGAACGCCACCTCATCTGCGCCCAGCCCCAGAAGCAGGACGCGACCTCTTCGTGGAACCGCCCGGATGCACCATGCAGCGCCGGCCGCAGCCCCCGAGCACTCGAAGACCGTGGCTGGCTCGCCGGTCTCACGCATGCGCGCCGCGATTTCTCTACCGGCCTCCTGGCTCATCACCACCGCCTCGGCCGCTCCCAGACCACTGGCCACCTGGACCCTCCTGGGGTCAAGGTCGAGCGCGGTGACCGAGATGCGCGCGGCGCTCATCAGATGCGCGAGCAACAGCCCAATGGCGCCGCACCCGAGAACCACGGCGCGGTCTCCCGGAACCAGCCCTGAGGCCGCCAGGGCGTGCACCGCCACCGCGAGCGGCTCGGTCAGCACCAGGTCGGGGTCTGGGATGTCATCCGGCGCCACCCAGGCGTGGCTGGCCGGTATGGACGCGTACTCCGCGAAGACGCCGTCCTCGTTGACACCCAGGACGCGCTTGTTGGGGCAGACGTTGCCGTGGCCGCGCCGGCAAATAGGACAGGTTGTGCAGGGGATGTTGGGCTCGACCACAGCCCGCCGGCCCACAAGCCCAAGAGAGACGCCGTCGCCGACCGCGGCGATCCTGCCTATCGCCTCGTGTCCCAGGATCATGGGGTAGGGCGCCTGCCGGTGGCCGGCGTAGAGATGCACATCTGAGCCGCAGATGCCGACCCGCTCAACCCGGACCAGCACCTCGCCCTGCCGCGGGGTTGGGATCGGCACCTCGTCCAGGCGCAGGTCTCGCGGACCGTGCAGTCTCGCTGCCCGCATCTTGCTCATCACGACCCTCCTGTCACGGTCTCACCCTCCGGCCCGAGCCCGACGGCGGCGAGGAGCCGCTTGGCGATATCCAGCCCGATCTGGCCTGGAGCCGAGGCCGCTATCCCAACCGCGAAGGTCAGGTCGGAACCGAAGTATCCCCCTCCGATCCGGCTCATAGCGCCCACGGCTCCCATTGACATGAGTATGCATGGGATCTCAAGGAACGTGCTGCGGGCCTCCAGCCCGGCCTCCAGCAGCACCAGGACGTCCTGTGGGGCGCGCGGCATGACTGCCACCTTTGCGACGTCTGCCCCTGCCTCCTGCATCGCCCGCATCGAATCCAGGAGGGCTGTGGCCGGAGGCGTGGCGCCGAAGTCATGCCACGAGCGGATGACCGCGGCCCCGGATCCGTGGGCGGCGGCCGCGGCTCTCTCTGCCAGGGCCGGTGCCGTGGCCATCTCGATGTCCACCAGCGCGGCCAGCCCGGTTGACGCCGCGGCCTCAAGTATGGCCAGGCGTTGCGCCTCATCCTGGGGACGGGCCCCACCCTCTTCATGCCGCCGGTTGGTGAAGATCAGCGCGCAGCGCGCGGCTGCGGAGATCGCTTCGAGCAGCAATGGTGTCTCGTCCGGGCTGAGGTCTGGGATGAAGTCGGCGCGCCACTCGACGCAGTCGGGTCCAAGCCCCCCAAGGCGCGCCGCCTGCGGAACCAGCGCCGCGCGCTCCGCCGCGGTCAGCGGCACGCATGTCAGTACCGCCGGCCCGCCGAGTGTGCGGTCACCTATCCGAACCGGCCGCCTGGCCTCCAATCGCATAGCGCTCGCCCTCCCACCGGGCTGCCGCTACCGCGCGGGGTTCTCTCCCGGCGGTGTATAGGCCCACAGCAGCACGAGCGGCTCGGTGCCGGTGTTGACGTGCTGGTGCTTCAGGTCCTTGGGCACGAAGATCATGTCGTGCGGGCCGAACGGCTGCCGGTTGCCGCCGGCGTCGACCGCCTCCCCGCTGCCCGAGAGGACCACGTTGATCTCCTCAGATCCTGGGTGCTCGTGCATCGAGCTCGACTCACCCTGCGGGAAGACGGTGATTCCCGCGACCAGGAACTCGGAGCCGCAGAGCTCCCCGTCGACGGTCCGGAACACCTTGCGGCGGAACCCCGGGTCGTCGAGGCCGATCCAGGACTGCTTGCCCTCGGTGAACGTGCGGATCACCTTGACGCCGGCCTGCTGCTTGACGCCCATTGCGCACCCCTCCTTGTCACAATCCCATGAACATATCAGTCGGCGGGCATCCCATAGAACTCGCCGAAGAGCTCCTGCTCGGACGGCCGATCCTCGGGAATCGGGCGGCTCACCCAGGTGGTGTTCATGTAGTGCTTGAGGTGGATGTTCTCCGAGGTGATGTTGCCGCCCCAGGTCCCACACCCGAGGCTCGATGTCATCGGCATCCCGTTGTTGAAGGCGCCGGCGTTCGCCTTCGACTGTGGCTGACGCACCATGATCCGGCTCACCGGCGCGACGCGCGCCAGCCGGTCGATGTGGTCGTCGTTGAACGAGTAGATGCCGCAGGAATGGCCCTTGCCGCCGACCTCGTAGATGGCCCTGACCATCTCGAGCGCCTCGTCGAAGCCGGAGTAGCGGAACAGCGAAAGGACCACGCCGAGCTTCTCGGAGCTGAACGGGCTGTGCCGCCCGATGTCGGTCTGCTCGACAATGAAGAAGCGCCGATCCGGAGCGACCTCGAAGCCGGCCCGTTCGGCCAGTTTCTGGGCCGAGATCGCGATCGTGTCCGGCGTCCGGTGGCCCTCGTCGTCCCAGAGGATCGCCCGCAGCTTCGCCGCCTCCTCGGCCGTGGCGAGGTGGCCGCCCTCCGCCACGAGGCGGTCGCGCAGCGCCTCGTAGATTCCGGCGTCGACGACGAGATTGCCGTCGGCCGAGCAGCCGGAGCCGAAGTCGGACATCTTGCTGATCCGGGTATTCCGGGCCGCCTCGGCGACGTCCGCGGTCTCGTCGATGACCATCGTCGAGTTGCCGGCGCCGACGCCATAGGCCGGCGTCCCGGAGGCGTACGCGGCCTTGACCATATCGCGCCCGCCGGTCGCCTGGACCATATCGACCCGGGTCATCAGGTACTGGGCGGCGGGGATGCTCGGACGCTCGACGCACTGAAGGAGGTCGATCGGAGCCCCTTCGCGGGCCAGGGCGCGGCGCATGATCTCGACCGTCTCGCGGGTGGTGTTCTTGCTGCGCGGGTGCGACGAGAAGATGACCGCGTCCCGACACTTGATGGCGAAGATCCCGACGCCGGGCGGCGTCAGCTCTGGGTTGGTGGTGGGGACGAGCGAGGCAATGAGACCCACCGGCTTGCCGTACTTGACGATGCCCTTCTCCGGGAGTTCCTCGATGACGCCGATGCTCTTCTGCCGCAGGACGTCTCGTAGGATTCCCATGACCTTGAAGCGTTTCCCGACCCGGCTCTCGGGGTCGCCGATGCCGCTCTCCTCAACACCCATGTGGGCGAGGCGCGTGAAGGTCTTCTCGTTCGCGACCGCCCACGCCACCGCCCGGCAGAGCCGGTCCACCTGTTCCTGGGTGGCGCCTTCGAACGCCTGGAGCGCCGCGCGCCCGCGCGCCACGAGCTCGTCGACATGAGCGGTTTCTTCAGGAGTGATCGGTCGAGGCGACATCATGCACCCTCCCTCTTTCCCAACCGCAACCGCCCCAGCAGGCCCCGCAGGGCCGCGGAGGACGGCAGACGAGGCACGAAGGCGGAGAGCATCATGATCGTAAGGACCAGGCTGATGGGATTGGTGACCAGTTCCAACAGGAAGGCGGGCACGCTCCCGCGGACCGACAGGATGGCCCTCCTGAAGTTGATGTCGGCGAGAGGGCCCAGAATGACGCCCAGCACCATGGGGCCGACCGGGTAGTCGCCCAGCTTCATGAAGTACCCCAGGATGCCGAACCCGATCATCCAGAAGACGTCGTAGATGTTGTTCTGGATGGCGTACGTGCCCACCACCGAGATCAGCGCGATCATGGGCATCAGTATCTTCTTGTTGACGTTGACGAGCTTCACGAACGGGCGGACCGCCATCAACCCGAAGATCAGCAGGAAGACGTTGGCCAGCGCGTAGGACGCCGCGATGAACCAGAACAGGTCCGGCATCTCCACCATGAGCAGGGGCCCTGGGCGCAGCCCGTGGATGAACAGCGCGCCGATGAGCACCGCGGTGACCGCGTCGCCTGGGATCCCCAGTGTGAGCATGGGGATGAGCGCCCCCCCAATGGCCGCGTTGTTGGCCGTCTCCGGAGCAATGACGCCCTCGATGGCGCCCTGCCCGAACGGCCGTGTGGGTTTGCGCACGGTCCTCTTGGCATGATCGTACGCCAGCAGGGCCGCGATCTCCCCGCCGGTTCCCGGCAGCGCGCCGACCATGATGCCCAGCACCGACGTGCGCAGGCTGAGCGGTAGAAACCGCAGCACGAGCGCCCACGACGGCAGGATGCGGCCCACCTCGGGGATCTTGATCTGAGGCACGTCGCCGCGGCCGACCCTGCCCAACTGGTAGAACACCTCGGACAGCCCGAACAGGCCGATGAGGACCGCGATGAAGTGCACGCCGCCGATCAGCAAGGGCAACCCGAAGGTGAACCGGCCCTCGCCCGTCACGGGATCCATGCCGACCAGTCCCACCAGCACCCCGCCCGCGGCCGCTATGAGCGCCCTCGGCATGGACTTGGCACCCAGCCGGCTGACAAGCGACAGCCCCATCGCCACCAACAGGAAGTAGTCCCTGGGCGCGAACTTCAGCGCGAACTCGGAGATGAGCGGGCCGGCCACCACCAGGGCCACGAGGCCCAGGACTCCGCCGATAAACGACTGCACGGTCGAGAGCCCGATGGCCATGCCGGCCTCGCCGCGCTGTGCCATGGGATAGCCGTCGAACCCGGTGGCGACGGCCGACGGCGTCCCAGGGATGTTGATCAGGATTGCTGAGCGCGATCCCCCGTAGACGCCGCCCGCATAGATCCCCAGCATCATCGCCAGGGCCGGCTTGGTGTCCCACGCATACGTCATGGACACCAACAGCGCCGTGGCCATGGTCACCGACAGCCCGGGGACCGCGCCCACGATAATCCCCCCCACCACACCCAGGGCGGAGAGCGCGACGTTCTGTGGAGAAAGGAACTCCCGGAATGCCTGCAGCGCCAGTTCGATGACCGCGCCTCCTTAGGGCAGAATCACCAGGAACACCTGCCGGAACACCACGAACGTGACGGCCACGGCCACGGCCGCTATGAGTACTGACTTCCACCAGGCGGCCGCGCGCAGCCACAGGAAGGAGACCGCCAGGTACAGGAACGATGCGCCCACGAAGCCCAGCTTCCGCAGCACCACCCCGTAGAGGATGGCCATCAAGGCCGCGATCAGGGCCGTGGAACGAACAGCCCCGCCGTCGGAGGCCGCCGCTGGCTCTCCTGCCGTGCTTTCCCTCCATACAAGCAGGGCGCACAGCAGCAGGACCAGGGCGACCAGGGCCGGGAAGACCCCGGGCGAGCCGGGGTCATGTCCGAAGTTGGACATCCGGCTCGCCCGGTGGAACACGAACCCCGCCAGCACAACAATACCTGCCGACTGCAGGCGCGTGGACAGCCTCCGGCGATCAGCCGACATCGCCGGTCCTACTTGCGGGCAGGCCTGGGGATTCCGAACATCTCCGGCGACTTCTGGGTCGCCTTGGCATCGTGGAGCAGCCAGGCGGTTACGGACTGCCACTGCTTGACCCACCGCATCGCCTCGTCGCCCGAGAGGTTCAGCGGCACGGCGCCGATGAGGTCGAGGAACTCCCGGGTATCCTCAGAGGCCACGGCCGGCCTGAACGCGTCGGCCAGCCGCCGCACCGCGGGCGCGGGCGTTCCCTTCTTGACCCACACGCCGAAGAACGGTCCCCACGGCAGGTAGGGACGGTACTCGGGCATCATCTGGCCCAGGGCCGGGACGCCGGGAGCGACGTCCGCGGGCACGTTGTCTATGACGGCAAGGGCCCGCATCCGTCCGGCGCGGATGTGCTCGGCCACCGCCGCCATGACCGATACGTGGAAGTCAATGTGCCCCCCCAGAAGCGCCGGTATGGCAGGACCGTCACCATCAAACGGGATCGGGTTGAACTTCACGCCGCTGACCGCGGTCATCATTGCCCCGACGACGAAAGGCACGCCGCCGATTCCCGTGGAGCCGGCCTTGATCTGTCCGGGCTGCTGCTTGGCCAAATGGATCAACTCGGTAAGATAGCGCAGTTTAGAGTCGCTTCTCACAACCACCACAGGGATGCTGCGCGCGAACAGGTTGATCGGCTCGAACTCATCGAAGTTGCGCGGCGAGAGATCTAGGACGCCATAGATCGTTGGGTTCTCGGCCGCGTAGAGCAGCGTGTAACCGTCTGCCCGCTGGTCGAAGACGTACTGCATGCCCACGGCGCCGGAGGCGCCGGTCATGTTGCTGAGCACGACTCGCTGGCCCAACGCTCTCTCGGCCAGCGGGGTTATCCTGCGCGACACCCGGTCGGTGGTCCCCCCGGCGCCCCACTGGATGATCCCGGTGATGCTGCGCTCCGGATAGACCTGCGCTCTGGACGGAACAACCATAACGCCCCACGCCAGCGTCACCACCAGCGCCGGGATGAGCACGAACTTCAAGAGCCTGGAAGCCGCCTCTGCGTGCATCTCGTCATCCTCCTTCGGGCGAATCGATTCGAGCGAATCGGTCGCACTCTACCTGGCACTAGACCCCTGCATACTACTGTGCAGAACTCCATTCTAAAATCTACGGCCCGGCCGGCCTCCCTGTCAAGGCCCCATGTCTGGGCCTTGGAGCAGTAGCAAGAGGGCGGTGTCTCGGTATCGCGGGGGTATGGGGTCAGCCGCGCTTGGGGCATGGGGGCGGGGCCTGCCTGATGCGCGCCAGGTCGGCCACCAGCGTCCAGACCGCCAGATACCCGAACAGGGCCGCGGAAAACCCTCGAAAGAGAGACACCGCGCCCGGGCGGAAGCCGGCGGCCTCCATGCGCGCCACGGCCAGGTGCCCGCCGTCCAGCGGAAGCAGCGGAAGCAGGTTGGATATCCCCACGCTCAGGTTGAGGGCGCCCGCCGCAGCCGCAAGGGAGCGTGGTCCTCCTCCGTCCGCGCTGTTCAGAAGCGCCAGAACGGAGAGCAGCCCGCCTACCTGCATGCGGGCGGTCTGTCCCGGTAGGAGCACCGGCGCCGGCACGCGGGCGGCCTGGCGCAGCAGCAGGCCTGCGGCAATGTTGGCCAGCGGCCCGGCCAGCAGGACCGGAACGCGCCGGGCCGGAGGAAGTCGGTCCACGTCAATCGCCGCGAACCCGCCTAGCGGGAGCGGCCGCAGAGTCACATCCACGCCGCCGACCTTCCGGCGCAGCAGGGGCGGCCCGAAGCCGACCCCTACCTCGCGCACCTCGCCCCCGGCGCGCCGGGCGGCGAGCGCATGGGCGAGCTCGTGCAGCATCACCGTTCCGCCGATTATGCCCGCAACCCTGGCCCAGCGTGCCCAGCCCATCTTCTCCTCCGCTACTCCGCCCGTTCTACTCCGCCCGTTCTACTCCGCGGCGTCCTTCGCCGCGACTCGCGCCACGGCCGCGACGCGGTCACCGGCCTCCAGCCGCATCACCGCGACGCCCTGCGACTGCCGGCCGTGCGCCGTGATCTCCCGAACGGTGATCCGGTTGACGATGCCGTTGGCGGAGATCAGTAGCAGTTCGTCGTCGTCGTCCACCGCCCGCACCGCGGCCACCGGACCTTTCTTGCGGGTGGTCTTGATGTTGATCACCCCAATCCCGCCGCGGCGCTTCAAAGGATACTGCGAAAAAGGCGTGCGTTTCCCGTATCCGGCCTCTGTTACGGTCAGCAGGGCGAGGCCCTCGCTGCTGTCGGCAACCCCCACAACGCTGTCATCGCCCTTCAGCCGGATGCCGATCACGCCGCGGGCGGTTCGCCCCATCTCGCGCACCTGGCCTGCCTTGAACCGGATCGCCCGGCCCAGCCGCGTGGCCAGCGCGATCTCGGTCTCCTTCTGGATATACCTGACGCCCACGAGCTCGTCGTCGCCCGCGAGCGTGATGGAGAAGATGCCGGCCCGCTTGGCGTTTATGAACTCCATCAACCCGGTCTTCTTGACCATGCCGCGGCGCGTCGCCATAAACAGCGTCCCCGCCTCCTCGAAGGAGCGGAGGGGTATGATGGCGTTGACGCGCTCACCCTGTGAGACGTTGATCAGGTTGACCACCGGCAACCCCCGCGCGGTGCGGCCGGCTTCGGGGACCTCGTGCGCCTTGATCCGGTAGACCTTGCCGCGGTTGGTGAAGAACAACAGGAAGGCATGGTTGGTGGTCACCGCTATCTGCTCGACCACGTCTTCCTCGCGCGTGGCCATCCCGGTTACGCCCCTGCCGCCCCGGCGTTGCACCCGGTAGGTTTCCAGGGGCTGGCGCTTGACGTAGGTGTTGCGGGTGAGCGTGATTACCACCTCGGTATCGGGGATCAGATCCTCGGCCCCGAACTCCTCGGCCTCCTTGCCGGTGATCCGGGTGCGGCGGGGGTCGGCGTAGCGCTCGCGCGCCGCCATCAGTTCCTCCCGCACCGTGGCCATGATGAGCCGCGGCCGCGGGGAGGTGGCGTCCGCCAGCATCTCGTTGAACCGGGCGATCTCTTTGAGCAGCTCCTTGTACTCCGCCTCTATCTTCTCGCGCTCCAGCGCGGTCAGGCGCTGTAGGCGCATCTCGAGGATCGCCTCGGCCTGCGCCTGGCTCAGCTCGAACTGCGTCATCAGGCCCGCGCGCGCCGCGGGCACGTCCTTCGCTTTGCGGATGAGCGCGATGATCTCGTCCAAGTGCCTCAGCGCGACCTTGAGCCCCTCTAGGATGTGGGCGCGTTCCTCGGCGCGGCGCAGCTCGTACTGGGTCCGGCGGATCACCACGTCGCGCCGGTGCGCGAGGTAGTAGCCCAGCATCTCCTTGAGCCCCAGTTGCCTCGGGGCGCCGTCCACCAGCGACAGCATGATCGCGCCGAAGGTGACCTGCATCTGGGCGTGCTTGAAGAGCTGGTTCTTCACTATCTGGGGGTTGGCGTCGCGCCGGAGCTCGATCACCACGCGCAGCCCCCTCCGGTCCGACTCGTCGCGTAGGTCCGCGATGCCCGCCAGCTTCTTCCGGCGCACCAGGTCGGCGATGCGCTGGACGAGCGCCGACTTGCTTACCATGTATGGGATCTCGGTCACGACGATGGCGATGCGGCCGCCGCGTATCTCTTCCATTGCCGTCTTGGCCTGCACCGTAATGCTTCCCCGTCCCGTCGTGTACGCGGAGCGGATCCCGTCCCTTCCCAGGATGACGCCGCCGGTGGGGAAGTCGGGCCCCTTGACGATCTTCAGCAGTTCTTCGATGGGCGTCGCGGGGTTGTCAATCAGCGCAACCAGCGCGTCCACGATCTCGCCCAGGTTGTGCGGCGGGATGTTGGTGGCCATGCCGACCGCGATGCCGCTGGCGCCGTTTACCAGCAGGTTGGGCAGCCTGGCCGGCAGAACCGTCGGCTCCTTCAGGCTCTCGTCGAAGTTGGGACGGAAGGAGACGGTCTCCTTGTCCAGGTCGGTCAGCAGCTCGGCGGCGGCGGGCGACAACCGTGCCTCGGTATACCTCATGGCGCCTGCCGGGTCGCCGTCGATGCTGCCGAAGTTGCCTTGGCCGTCCACCAGCGGATATCGGAACGACCACCCCTGCGCCATCCGCACCAGCGCGTCGTAGATCGGCGCGTCCCCGTGCGGGTGGAGCTTGCCCATCACCTCGCCCACGATGCGGGCGCTCTTGCGGTGCGGAGTGTCGGGCCGCACCCCCAGCTCCGACATGCCGTAGAGAATCCGTCGCTGTACCGGCTTCAGCCCGTCGCGCACGTCGGGCAGCGCCCTGCTCACGATTACCGACATGGCGTAGTCGAGGTAGGAGGTCCGCATCTCCTCCTCGATCGGCCGCGGGACGATCCTCAGTTCTTCGGTAGCCATAGGCGTGGGGTCGGCGCGCTCCTATATGTCCAGGTTCCGCACGTCGCGCGCGTACTGGATTATGAACTGCTTGCGGGGTTCGACTTCCTCTCCCATCAGCGTTTTGAAAACCCACTCGGCGGCCGCCGCGTCCTCGAGGTCCACCCGCAGCAGCGTCCGCGTGGCCGGGTTCATCGTGGTCTCCCAGAGTTGCTCGGGGTTCATCTCGCCCAGCCCTTTGTAGCGCTGCACCTCGGCTTTGGCCCCCCGGCGGTCGAGCGCCTGCAGGGCCACCTGGCGTCCCTCCTCCGAGTAGGCGTAGGTCTTCTCCTTGCCGCTCCTGATCAGGTAGAGCGGCGGCTGCGCGATGTAGACCTTTCCGTGCGTTATGAGCTCTTTCATGTAGCGGTAGAAGAACGTGAGCAGCAGCGTGCGGATGTGATTGCCGTCCACGTCGGCGTCGCACATGATTATGACCCTGTCGTAGCGCCTCTTTTCGAGAGAGAACTCCCCTCCCACCCCGGTGCCCAGAGCGGTGATGATCGCGCGAATCTCCTCGTGCGCGATCATCTTGTCCTCGCGCGCCTTCTCGACGTTGAGGATTTTGCCCTGGATCGGCAGGATCGCCTGGAAGTTCCGGTCGCGGCCCTGCTTGGCGGTCCCGCCCGCGGACTCGCCCTCCACTATGTACACCTCGCAGAGGTTAGGGTCGCGCTCCACGCAGTCGGCCAGCTTGCCCGGCAGTGTGCCCACCTCGAGGGCGCTCTTGCGCCGCACCAGCTCTCGAGCATTCCGCGCGGCCTCGCGGGCGCGCGCGGCGTTCAGCACCTTCGCCACGATCCGCTTCGCGTCCGGCGGGTGGGTGATCAGGAACTCCGCTAGCGCGTCGGAGACCGCGGACTCGACAATTCCCTTCACCTCGGTATTGCCGAGCTTCGTCTTGGTCTGTCCCTCGAACTGCGGCTCGGCCATCTTGACGCTGAGCACGGCGGTCATGCCTTCCCGCATGTCCTCGCCGGCCAGCGACGGGTCGCTGTCGCGCACCAGCGAGGCGCGTCTGGCATAGTCGTTGATGGAGCGCGTCAGGGCCGAGCGAAACCCGATCAGGTGCGTGCCGCCTTCGGGCGTGGGGATCGTGTTCACGTACGTGAGCATGTGCTCAACGTAGCTATCGGTGTACTGAAGGGCCACCTCCACCTCGACGCCGTCGCGCTCGCGCCGGGCGTGCGCAATCTCGGAGATCTTCGCCTTCGTCCGGTTGAGGGCCGCCACGAGTTCCTTGATCCCGCCGTCGTGCTTGATTGTCGCCGCGCGGCCGGTGATCTCGTCGGACAGGTGGATCTCCAGGCCCGCGTTGAGATAGGCGATGTCTTCCAGGCGCTTGACCACAACGTCGAATGCGAACTCGGTCGCCGTCATAACCTGCGCGTCGGGCTTGAACGTCACCTTGGTGCCGGAGGGCTGGGGCGCTCCGCGCGTCCACGCCAGCGGGCCCTGCGTCCTGCCGCGCGCGAATCGCTGGCGGTGTGTCTTGCCGTCTTGGTAGACCTCGACCTCCAACCACTCGGAGAGGGCGTTGACCA from bacterium encodes the following:
- the gyrB gene encoding DNA topoisomerase (ATP-hydrolyzing) subunit B, which codes for MAETPEYTAQHIQVLEGLDGVRRRPAMYIGSTGPDGLHHLLFEVVDNSVDEALAGACTRIDVTLHADGSATVLDNGRGIPVDKVPKVGKPAVEVVLTTLHSGGKFGGGGYRISGGLHGVGVSVVNALSEWLEVEVYQDGKTHRQRFARGRTQGPLAWTRGAPQPSGTKVTFKPDAQVMTATEFAFDVVVKRLEDIAYLNAGLEIHLSDEITGRAATIKHDGGIKELVAALNRTKAKISEIAHARRERDGVEVEVALQYTDSYVEHMLTYVNTIPTPEGGTHLIGFRSALTRSINDYARRASLVRDSDPSLAGEDMREGMTAVLSVKMAEPQFEGQTKTKLGNTEVKGIVESAVSDALAEFLITHPPDAKRIVAKVLNAARAREAARNARELVRRKSALEVGTLPGKLADCVERDPNLCEVYIVEGESAGGTAKQGRDRNFQAILPIQGKILNVEKAREDKMIAHEEIRAIITALGTGVGGEFSLEKRRYDRVIIMCDADVDGNHIRTLLLTFFYRYMKELITHGKVYIAQPPLYLIRSGKEKTYAYSEEGRQVALQALDRRGAKAEVQRYKGLGEMNPEQLWETTMNPATRTLLRVDLEDAAAAEWVFKTLMGEEVEPRKQFIIQYARDVRNLDI
- the gyrA gene encoding DNA gyrase subunit A gives rise to the protein MATEELRIVPRPIEEEMRTSYLDYAMSVIVSRALPDVRDGLKPVQRRILYGMSELGVRPDTPHRKSARIVGEVMGKLHPHGDAPIYDALVRMAQGWSFRYPLVDGQGNFGSIDGDPAGAMRYTEARLSPAAAELLTDLDKETVSFRPNFDESLKEPTVLPARLPNLLVNGASGIAVGMATNIPPHNLGEIVDALVALIDNPATPIEELLKIVKGPDFPTGGVILGRDGIRSAYTTGRGSITVQAKTAMEEIRGGRIAIVVTEIPYMVSKSALVQRIADLVRRKKLAGIADLRDESDRRGLRVVIELRRDANPQIVKNQLFKHAQMQVTFGAIMLSLVDGAPRQLGLKEMLGYYLAHRRDVVIRRTQYELRRAEERAHILEGLKVALRHLDEIIALIRKAKDVPAARAGLMTQFELSQAQAEAILEMRLQRLTALEREKIEAEYKELLKEIARFNEMLADATSPRPRLIMATVREELMAARERYADPRRTRITGKEAEEFGAEDLIPDTEVVITLTRNTYVKRQPLETYRVQRRGGRGVTGMATREEDVVEQIAVTTNHAFLLFFTNRGKVYRIKAHEVPEAGRTARGLPVVNLINVSQGERVNAIIPLRSFEEAGTLFMATRRGMVKKTGLMEFINAKRAGIFSITLAGDDELVGVRYIQKETEIALATRLGRAIRFKAGQVREMGRTARGVIGIRLKGDDSVVGVADSSEGLALLTVTEAGYGKRTPFSQYPLKRRGGIGVINIKTTRKKGPVAAVRAVDDDDELLLISANGIVNRITVREITAHGRQSQGVAVMRLEAGDRVAAVARVAAKDAAE
- a CDS encoding tripartite tricarboxylate transporter substrate binding protein, whose translation is MHAEAASRLLKFVLIPALVVTLAWGVMVVPSRAQVYPERSITGIIQWGAGGTTDRVSRRITPLAERALGQRVVLSNMTGASGAVGMQYVFDQRADGYTLLYAAENPTIYGVLDLSPRNFDEFEPINLFARSIPVVVVRSDSKLRYLTELIHLAKQQPGQIKAGSTGIGGVPFVVGAMMTAVSGVKFNPIPFDGDGPAIPALLGGHIDFHVSVMAAVAEHIRAGRMRALAVIDNVPADVAPGVPALGQMMPEYRPYLPWGPFFGVWVKKGTPAPAVRRLADAFRPAVASEDTREFLDLIGAVPLNLSGDEAMRWVKQWQSVTAWLLHDAKATQKSPEMFGIPRPARK
- a CDS encoding site-2 protease family protein, whose amino-acid sequence is MGWARWARVAGIIGGTVMLHELAHALAARRAGGEVREVGVGFGPPLLRRKVGGVDVTLRPLPLGGFAAIDVDRLPPARRVPVLLAGPLANIAAGLLLRQAARVPAPVLLPGQTARMQVGGLLSVLALLNSADGGGPRSLAAAAGALNLSVGISNLLPLLPLDGGHLAVARMEAAGFRPGAVSLFRGFSAALFGYLAVWTLVADLARIRQAPPPCPKRG